A part of Paenarthrobacter sp. A20 genomic DNA contains:
- a CDS encoding tyrosine recombinase XerC — translation MQSAVEGFRRYLEGERARSAHTVRAYLADVESLLGFAVQEGVEELGQLELGSLRRWLGAQSEAGMARATLARRAATARSFTGWALREELISIDPAVRLQAPKRDKSLPGVLQQKQVNRIVDDLNTAAVDGGPMAVRNRAMVELLYATGVRVGELAGLDMDDLDPDRRTLRVLGKGNKERTVPYGVPAAVAVDDWLRRGRPALLTATSGPALFLGARGNRVDPRQIRSVVNELLQALGDTSATGPHALRHSAATHLLDGGADLRAVQEILGHSSLATTQIYTHVSVDRLRKSYQQAHPRA, via the coding sequence ATGCAAAGCGCAGTAGAAGGCTTTCGGCGCTATCTTGAGGGTGAACGCGCCAGATCTGCGCACACGGTCCGCGCATACCTCGCTGATGTGGAAAGTCTCCTCGGATTTGCCGTGCAGGAGGGTGTGGAGGAACTGGGGCAATTGGAGCTCGGTTCCCTACGGCGTTGGCTCGGCGCGCAGAGCGAGGCGGGCATGGCCCGGGCAACCCTGGCACGTCGTGCGGCGACCGCCAGGTCCTTCACGGGATGGGCTCTGAGGGAGGAACTCATTTCCATCGACCCGGCCGTCCGGCTGCAGGCGCCCAAGCGCGACAAATCTCTGCCGGGCGTCCTGCAACAGAAACAGGTAAACCGGATCGTGGATGATCTGAACACTGCGGCTGTAGACGGTGGTCCCATGGCCGTGCGGAATCGCGCCATGGTGGAACTGCTTTATGCCACGGGCGTCCGGGTCGGCGAGCTTGCCGGCCTGGATATGGATGACCTGGACCCCGACCGACGGACATTGCGCGTCCTGGGTAAGGGCAACAAGGAGCGTACTGTGCCATACGGTGTTCCGGCAGCTGTTGCAGTAGACGACTGGCTCAGGCGAGGTCGTCCCGCTCTGCTGACGGCCACCAGCGGACCCGCCCTGTTCCTCGGCGCACGGGGCAACAGGGTTGATCCCCGTCAGATCCGGTCCGTAGTGAACGAACTGCTGCAGGCTTTGGGGGATACCTCTGCGACGGGCCCCCATGCACTGAGGCACAGCGCCGCCACCCACCTGCTGGACGGCGGTGCCGATTTACGCGCCGTCCAGGAGATTCTCGGTCACAGCAGCCTGGCAACCACGCAGATCTATACCCACGTCTCCGTTGACCGACTCCGCAAGAGCTATCAGCAGG
- the dprA gene encoding DNA-processing protein DprA, producing MSNSDTKGTMEVAAVEKQDKERIARAALARLMEPQDSVGLALVRAVGPIDALGVATGELAAGPRLEQEISALLVDEGGPASWAGLPASLRRWAPRVSDLAPDRDLETMRRLGGRLIVPGDGLWPEQLGDLGLQEPLCLWWRGQEQPLPAARRMIALVGSRDSTSYGASVTGDFAYGLAQRGYTVVSGGAYGIDAHAHRGALSGGASDLPTIAVMAGGVDRFYPSGNDDLLRAVSTQGAVISEVPPGSAPTRYRFLQRNRIIAALASVTVVVEARWRSGALNTANHAESIGRVVATVPGSIHSANSAGCHRLLRDGGAVCVTDVGEIAELAGGMGESTSEERSTDAAVHDGLALEDLLLLDALPVRSTSSVEKLAVVAGLSVDAVRAGLGRLGLMGLARSERGAWKRDKNT from the coding sequence ATGAGCAATAGCGACACGAAGGGAACGATGGAAGTGGCCGCAGTGGAGAAGCAGGACAAGGAAAGGATTGCCAGGGCAGCCCTTGCGCGCCTCATGGAGCCCCAGGACTCCGTGGGGCTCGCACTGGTGCGGGCCGTTGGGCCCATCGACGCCTTGGGGGTGGCAACCGGGGAGCTGGCAGCAGGTCCGCGTCTGGAGCAGGAGATATCCGCCCTGCTCGTTGACGAAGGAGGTCCGGCCTCGTGGGCAGGGCTTCCAGCCAGCCTCCGGCGATGGGCGCCACGTGTCAGCGACCTTGCCCCGGACCGTGACCTTGAAACCATGCGCCGGCTCGGTGGCCGGTTGATCGTTCCGGGAGATGGGCTGTGGCCGGAGCAATTAGGGGACCTTGGGCTCCAGGAGCCGCTTTGCCTGTGGTGGAGGGGCCAGGAGCAACCCCTGCCCGCTGCCCGTCGAATGATCGCCCTCGTGGGATCGAGGGACAGCACAAGCTACGGGGCCTCCGTCACTGGAGACTTCGCCTATGGATTGGCGCAGCGTGGTTACACGGTGGTCTCGGGCGGAGCTTATGGCATCGACGCCCATGCACATCGCGGGGCGCTCAGCGGAGGGGCCTCAGACCTGCCCACCATAGCCGTCATGGCCGGGGGAGTGGACCGATTCTATCCTTCGGGCAACGACGACCTCCTCAGGGCGGTCTCCACCCAAGGGGCTGTGATCTCAGAGGTTCCCCCCGGGTCCGCGCCAACCCGCTACAGGTTCCTGCAAAGAAATCGGATCATCGCTGCCTTGGCGTCAGTCACCGTGGTGGTGGAGGCGCGCTGGCGTTCCGGCGCCCTCAATACAGCCAATCATGCTGAATCCATCGGCAGGGTTGTTGCAACAGTTCCGGGGTCCATTCACAGCGCCAACTCCGCAGGCTGCCACCGCCTGCTCCGGGATGGTGGCGCTGTTTGTGTCACGGACGTAGGCGAGATCGCGGAGCTTGCCGGCGGAATGGGCGAATCCACCAGTGAGGAAAGGAGTACTGATGCGGCAGTGCATGACGGCCTGGCCCTGGAGGACCTTCTCCTCCTCGACGCTTTGCCGGTCCGTTCCACGAGCTCGGTGGAGAAACTGGCAGTGGTGGCAGGCCTCAGCGTGGATGCCGTGCGCGCGGGCCTCGGCCGACTGGGACTGATGGGGTTGGCCCGATCGGAACGAGGCGCCTGGAAAAGGGACAAGAACACATAG
- a CDS encoding YifB family Mg chelatase-like AAA ATPase: protein MGVGRSYCVALVGLNGYIVEVEADIGQTLPNFVILGLPDAALNEAKERIRSAAQNSGIPLSRRKITANLIPASLPKRGSGFDLAIAMSVLCAANDIRSIGGTVFIAELGLDGRLRPVRGILPAVMAAVQAGYPDVVVAESNAAEASLVPGAKVRGYKTLARLAFDFGADPKELALEYDPPNVDAPDEETDAACIVPDLCDVSGQGEARRALEVAAAGGHHMLLTGPPGAGKTMLAERLPGLLPNLADTAAMEVTAIRSLAAVQSSAVRLVRRPPFENPHHSATAAAIIGGGSGLPRPGAASRAHRGVLFLDEAPEYERRVLDALRQPLESGELVIHRSAGTAAYPARFQLVLAANPCPCGKASGKGMDCTCTAMMRRRYFGRISGPLLDRVDIQLQVERVSLADFGNAGTEEDTGTVAARVLAARLRQYERLQPLGLETNSQVPGRTLRGDLRLPAGTTRILDTALERGALTARGYDRVLRLAWTLADLGHSETPDIDHIGQALGLRQAAAAP, encoded by the coding sequence ATGGGGGTGGGACGCAGCTACTGTGTTGCCTTGGTTGGCCTCAACGGCTACATCGTGGAGGTAGAAGCCGATATAGGCCAGACCCTGCCGAATTTCGTGATCCTGGGGCTACCGGACGCAGCCCTCAACGAGGCCAAGGAGCGAATCCGATCTGCAGCCCAAAACTCCGGGATACCCCTGAGCCGGCGCAAGATCACAGCCAACCTGATACCGGCGTCCCTTCCAAAACGGGGGTCGGGCTTTGACCTCGCCATCGCTATGTCAGTTCTTTGCGCGGCGAACGATATCCGCTCCATTGGAGGGACTGTCTTCATTGCGGAGCTGGGTTTGGATGGCAGGCTAAGGCCGGTCAGGGGCATCCTTCCCGCGGTAATGGCGGCCGTCCAGGCCGGCTACCCGGATGTCGTAGTGGCAGAGTCCAACGCCGCTGAGGCGTCACTGGTCCCCGGTGCCAAGGTTCGCGGCTACAAGACGCTTGCCCGCCTCGCCTTCGACTTCGGCGCAGACCCCAAGGAGCTCGCGCTCGAGTACGACCCTCCGAACGTGGATGCCCCGGATGAGGAGACCGACGCCGCGTGCATCGTCCCGGATCTTTGCGACGTATCCGGGCAAGGCGAGGCACGCCGCGCACTTGAGGTAGCGGCCGCGGGTGGACACCACATGCTTCTGACCGGGCCGCCCGGGGCCGGAAAGACAATGCTGGCCGAGCGTTTGCCAGGGTTGCTCCCGAACCTGGCAGACACGGCTGCAATGGAAGTCACGGCCATCCGCTCCTTGGCTGCGGTGCAGTCCTCGGCCGTCCGCTTGGTACGCAGGCCTCCTTTCGAGAATCCACATCACAGTGCCACCGCAGCAGCAATCATCGGAGGTGGGTCAGGGCTTCCCCGGCCGGGGGCAGCTTCGCGGGCGCATCGCGGCGTGTTGTTCCTTGATGAGGCCCCGGAGTATGAGCGCCGGGTCCTCGATGCCTTACGGCAGCCCTTGGAGAGCGGGGAACTGGTCATTCATCGTTCGGCGGGAACGGCAGCATACCCGGCACGTTTTCAGCTCGTCCTGGCAGCCAACCCCTGCCCGTGCGGCAAGGCATCCGGCAAAGGCATGGATTGCACCTGCACTGCCATGATGCGCCGCCGGTACTTCGGTCGGATTTCGGGTCCCCTGTTGGATCGCGTGGACATCCAGCTACAGGTTGAACGGGTTTCCTTGGCTGATTTCGGGAATGCAGGCACGGAAGAGGATACCGGCACCGTGGCCGCCCGGGTTCTGGCTGCCAGGTTGCGACAGTACGAGCGACTGCAGCCTTTGGGGCTGGAAACCAACTCGCAGGTACCGGGACGGACCTTGAGGGGTGACTTGCGGCTACCTGCCGGAACAACGCGCATTCTGGACACCGCGCTGGAACGGGGCGCCCTGACCGCTCGAGGCTACGATCGCGTGCTCAGGCTGGCATGGACACTGGCAGACCTGGGACACAGCGAGACTCCGGATATTGACCACATTGGCCAAGCCCTCGGGCTCCGCCAGGCGGCGGCCGCACCATGA
- a CDS encoding YraN family protein — protein sequence MILMRAKDLLGRNGEALAAGFLENQGMRIVDRNWRCAEGEIDIVAIDGDTLVVAEVKTRRSLDYGHPFEAVGTAKLARLHRLASSWCREHELSAPRRRVDVVSVIDNGVGEPELEHLRGVG from the coding sequence GTGATTCTCATGAGAGCAAAAGACTTGCTGGGCCGAAACGGCGAGGCGCTGGCGGCCGGATTCCTGGAGAACCAGGGGATGCGGATCGTTGATAGGAACTGGCGATGCGCAGAGGGTGAGATCGACATCGTTGCGATCGATGGCGACACCTTGGTGGTGGCCGAAGTCAAGACCCGCCGGAGCCTGGACTATGGGCATCCGTTTGAAGCGGTGGGGACTGCCAAGCTGGCCCGGCTCCACCGGCTGGCATCGTCGTGGTGCCGGGAACACGAGCTAAGTGCGCCGCGCAGGCGGGTCGACGTCGTGTCGGTCATAGATAACGGCGTGGGCGAGCCTGAGCTTGAACACCTGCGGGGCGTGGGCTGA
- a CDS encoding DUF2469 domain-containing protein, translating to MSAEDLENYETDMELQLYREYRDVVGLFSYVVETERRFYLANHVDLQARSADGEVYFDLTLQDAWVWDVYRSARFVKNVRVITFKDVNVEELPRSEELSLPKDGGLGDLGDLGN from the coding sequence ATGAGCGCCGAGGACCTTGAGAACTATGAAACCGACATGGAGCTGCAGCTCTACCGCGAATACAGGGATGTTGTCGGTCTGTTCAGCTACGTCGTGGAAACCGAGCGGCGGTTCTACCTGGCCAATCATGTGGACCTTCAGGCCCGCAGCGCGGACGGCGAAGTCTACTTCGACCTGACTCTGCAGGACGCCTGGGTGTGGGATGTATACCGTTCGGCCCGTTTCGTGAAAAACGTCCGGGTGATCACCTTCAAGGATGTCAATGTCGAAGAGCTGCCCCGTAGCGAAGAGTTGTCGCTGCCGAAGGATGGCGGCCTCGGCGACCTCGGAGATCTTGGCAACTAG
- a CDS encoding ribonuclease HII — protein sequence MATTATGPKGKTQVKVLAKKKSKPATKAKSPVGFPTLDIERSFLSPGVRLLAGVDEVGRGALAGPVSVGIAVVNLEDHGLLADVKDSKLLKPEDRDRLEPLVRDWAVASAVGHASSREIDEIGIIAALRLAGTRAWFEILAGGITPDVVLLDGSHNWLSPDLQASLFDAPATGPWCEAPVHTRVKADMSCLSVAAASVLAKVARDRIMVDLHSEVPAYGWNENKGYATSGHRDVIRLQGPSAYHRTSWNLTGPQAD from the coding sequence ATGGCAACAACGGCTACCGGTCCCAAGGGCAAGACGCAGGTCAAGGTCCTCGCCAAGAAGAAGAGCAAACCGGCCACAAAGGCCAAAAGCCCTGTTGGCTTTCCCACCCTTGACATCGAAAGGTCCTTCCTCTCGCCGGGAGTACGCTTGCTTGCCGGCGTTGACGAGGTAGGCCGTGGCGCCTTGGCAGGTCCGGTCAGCGTGGGGATAGCTGTGGTCAACCTTGAGGACCACGGCTTGTTGGCCGACGTCAAGGACAGCAAGCTGCTCAAGCCCGAAGACCGGGACAGGCTCGAACCCCTGGTCCGCGACTGGGCTGTGGCCTCGGCCGTGGGGCATGCGTCCTCGCGGGAAATTGACGAGATCGGCATCATCGCTGCATTGCGGCTGGCGGGAACACGAGCGTGGTTTGAGATCCTGGCAGGCGGAATCACTCCCGATGTGGTGTTGCTGGACGGCAGCCATAATTGGCTTTCGCCGGACCTTCAAGCCTCCCTTTTTGATGCGCCCGCTACTGGACCTTGGTGCGAGGCGCCGGTACATACCCGTGTCAAAGCGGACATGAGTTGCCTCAGCGTTGCCGCAGCCAGTGTCCTGGCCAAAGTGGCCCGTGACCGCATCATGGTGGATCTCCATTCGGAGGTTCCCGCCTACGGGTGGAATGAAAACAAAGGCTATGCCACGTCCGGGCACAGGGACGTGATCCGGCTCCAAGGGCCCAGCGCCTACCACCGGACCAGCTGGAACCTGACCGGGCCACAAGCCGACTGA
- the lepB gene encoding signal peptidase I, which translates to MPDKAPENPERYDDDARVSDGTASSAGVVEPRQADDAASSAPGNSGDSGDPGARVSNGGAHAVERPRRNPVLVWVKEIVTVVAIALVLSFLLKTFLFRAFYIPSESMESTLDVNDRIFINLLVPEPFALQHGDVVVFKDSQNWLTPVAKKPAGPLDWVGDALEFVGLAADDNEQHLVKRVIGLPGDRVSCCDAQGRVSINGVPLDETYINPAEVPQPNPFDIVVPEGKVWVMGDNRNHSADSRAHQETNGGFVNIEDVEGKATVIAWPVNRWTILDNYQDVFRDVPESTPAK; encoded by the coding sequence ATGCCGGACAAGGCTCCAGAGAACCCCGAGCGGTACGACGACGACGCCCGGGTCTCGGACGGAACGGCGAGCTCGGCCGGTGTGGTGGAACCCCGCCAGGCCGACGACGCCGCGTCCAGCGCGCCCGGCAACAGTGGAGACAGCGGCGATCCTGGGGCCCGTGTGTCCAATGGCGGCGCCCATGCAGTGGAGAGGCCTCGCAGGAACCCGGTGCTTGTTTGGGTCAAGGAGATCGTCACGGTGGTGGCTATCGCGTTGGTGTTGTCCTTCCTCTTGAAGACATTCCTGTTCCGGGCTTTCTACATTCCATCGGAATCCATGGAAAGCACGTTGGATGTCAACGACCGCATTTTCATCAACCTCCTTGTTCCAGAACCCTTCGCTCTGCAGCATGGCGATGTTGTTGTTTTCAAAGACTCGCAGAACTGGCTGACCCCCGTTGCCAAAAAGCCGGCAGGCCCGCTGGATTGGGTGGGGGATGCCCTCGAGTTTGTGGGCTTGGCTGCCGATGACAATGAACAGCACCTCGTCAAGCGCGTGATCGGACTTCCCGGAGATCGTGTTTCGTGCTGTGACGCCCAGGGACGCGTCAGCATCAATGGTGTGCCTTTGGACGAAACGTATATCAACCCGGCCGAAGTACCACAGCCCAATCCGTTCGACATCGTGGTTCCGGAGGGCAAAGTCTGGGTGATGGGCGATAACCGAAACCATTCGGCAGATTCCAGGGCGCACCAGGAAACCAACGGCGGCTTCGTCAACATCGAGGACGTCGAGGGCAAGGCCACAGTCATTGCCTGGCCGGTCAACCGCTGGACAATTCTTGACAATTACCAGGACGTTTTCCGCGACGTCCCTGAGAGCACCCCGGCAAAGTAA
- the lepB gene encoding signal peptidase I, with product MDTTERQPRKQGWRFVLLALVLAVAISGLVRSLWLDVYFIPSESMEPLLGTGDRILVSRTAFNTEPIRRGDIVVFDGRGSFAPLSSGKGPFVDAVSAASQWFGLTGSETIYVKRVIGTPGDHVQCCDSNGLLTVNGQPVEEPYVYPGDEPSKQKFDVVVPEGRLWLMGDHRSRSADSRGLLGAPGGGMVPVERVIGRPVQIIWPLDRFAEMPRSTQAETSKNGQ from the coding sequence ATGGACACAACAGAACGCCAGCCCCGGAAACAGGGCTGGCGTTTTGTTTTGCTCGCACTGGTGCTTGCGGTCGCGATCAGTGGGTTGGTCCGCTCCCTGTGGCTGGATGTCTACTTCATTCCCTCTGAATCCATGGAACCCCTGCTCGGTACAGGGGACAGGATCCTGGTCTCGCGGACGGCCTTCAATACCGAACCGATACGCCGCGGCGACATCGTGGTATTCGACGGCCGCGGTTCCTTCGCCCCGCTGAGCAGCGGAAAGGGCCCGTTTGTCGACGCAGTATCGGCCGCCAGCCAATGGTTCGGACTGACCGGAAGCGAAACGATCTACGTCAAGCGGGTGATCGGAACGCCGGGGGACCACGTTCAGTGCTGCGATTCGAACGGCCTTCTCACAGTCAACGGTCAGCCGGTTGAGGAACCCTATGTCTATCCCGGAGATGAACCCAGCAAGCAGAAGTTCGACGTCGTGGTGCCTGAGGGACGCCTATGGCTGATGGGCGACCACCGCTCGCGTTCCGCCGACTCCCGAGGGTTGCTGGGCGCACCGGGTGGCGGGATGGTTCCCGTGGAACGGGTGATCGGCCGACCCGTCCAGATCATCTGGCCACTTGATAGATTTGCAGAGATGCCTCGCTCTACGCAGGCCGAAACATCGAAGAACGGACAATAG
- the rplS gene encoding 50S ribosomal protein L19, with protein MHILDSVDAASLRSDVPEFRAGDTLKVHVNIIEGKNSRVQVFQGFVLGRQGDGVRETFTVRKVSFGVGVERTFPVHSPIIDKIEVVTKGDVRRAKLYYMRALRGKAAKIKEKRDFAK; from the coding sequence ATGCATATCCTCGATAGCGTAGATGCAGCCTCGCTGCGTAGCGATGTTCCGGAGTTCCGCGCGGGCGACACCCTCAAGGTTCACGTCAACATCATCGAAGGCAAGAACTCCCGTGTCCAGGTATTCCAGGGCTTCGTCCTGGGCCGCCAGGGCGACGGCGTTCGCGAAACCTTCACCGTGCGCAAGGTTTCCTTCGGTGTCGGCGTAGAGCGTACCTTCCCGGTACACTCCCCGATCATCGACAAGATCGAGGTCGTCACCAAGGGTGACGTCCGCCGCGCCAAGCTTTACTACATGCGTGCACTGCGCGGTAAGGCTGCGAAGATCAAGGAAAAGCGCGACTTCGCCAAGTAG
- the trmD gene encoding tRNA (guanosine(37)-N1)-methyltransferase TrmD translates to MRIDVVSIFPDYLAPLELSLIGKARQDGLLELNVHDLRAFTTDKHRTVDDTPYGGGAGMVMKPEPWAQALESVATVREGSKPVLIVPSPAGERFNQALAYELAEQDHLVFACGRYEGIDERVIDWAHDHFTVRPVSLGDYVLNGGEVAVLAMVEAVGRLLPGVVGNPESLVEESHSDGLLEYPVYTKPSAWRDHEVPAILLSGNHGKIAQWRRHEQFRRTAERRPDLLEGFDAGTLSRADRNALADLGYAVVDGRLRARPGGDAEN, encoded by the coding sequence ATGAGGATTGATGTCGTCAGTATTTTCCCCGATTACCTTGCCCCGCTTGAGCTCTCTCTCATAGGCAAGGCCCGCCAGGATGGCCTGCTGGAACTGAACGTCCATGACCTCCGCGCCTTTACAACGGACAAGCATCGGACGGTTGACGATACCCCGTACGGCGGTGGCGCCGGGATGGTCATGAAGCCGGAACCGTGGGCGCAGGCCCTTGAATCGGTTGCCACTGTCCGTGAAGGTTCCAAGCCCGTTCTGATCGTTCCTTCACCGGCAGGCGAGCGGTTCAACCAGGCGCTGGCGTATGAACTCGCCGAGCAGGACCATCTCGTGTTCGCCTGTGGTCGCTACGAAGGCATCGATGAGCGCGTTATTGATTGGGCTCATGATCACTTCACGGTACGTCCGGTCAGCTTGGGCGACTACGTGCTCAACGGCGGCGAAGTAGCCGTCCTGGCCATGGTGGAGGCCGTTGGACGCCTCCTTCCGGGAGTGGTCGGCAATCCCGAATCATTGGTTGAGGAATCCCACTCCGACGGTTTGTTGGAGTACCCCGTCTACACAAAGCCATCAGCGTGGCGGGACCATGAGGTCCCTGCCATCCTTCTCAGCGGCAACCACGGCAAGATTGCCCAGTGGCGACGCCACGAACAGTTCCGTCGCACCGCGGAACGCCGGCCTGACCTTCTGGAAGGGTTCGACGCCGGTACGCTGAGCCGCGCTGACCGCAACGCCCTCGCGGACCTCGGGTACGCGGTTGTTGACGGCCGCCTGCGCGCCCGGCCTGGTGGCGACGCCGAAAACTAA
- the rimM gene encoding ribosome maturation factor RimM (Essential for efficient processing of 16S rRNA): MQLQVARIGKPHGIRGEVTVQVLTDAPSERFVAGTEFVVEPVSAGPLTIRSARWNKDILLLGFEEIADRNAAEAIRGAKLFIETEELDDEDDDEGWYEHELVGLEARVGSQVVGKVAALNTMPVQDLLMVKTGDGKEILVPFVEEIVPEVNIEDGFILITPPAGLFEVNDETTSEPQDGAGDDA; this comes from the coding sequence ATGCAGCTCCAGGTGGCCCGGATCGGCAAACCCCACGGCATTCGCGGCGAGGTCACGGTGCAGGTACTCACCGACGCGCCTTCGGAACGATTTGTCGCAGGAACCGAATTCGTCGTGGAGCCGGTCTCGGCCGGCCCGCTGACCATCCGCAGTGCCCGGTGGAACAAGGACATCCTGCTTCTTGGCTTTGAGGAAATAGCCGACCGCAATGCTGCCGAGGCCATCCGTGGCGCGAAGCTCTTTATCGAAACAGAAGAACTCGACGACGAGGACGACGACGAAGGCTGGTACGAGCACGAACTGGTTGGCTTGGAAGCCCGGGTTGGCTCGCAGGTCGTGGGCAAGGTTGCCGCGCTGAACACCATGCCCGTCCAGGACTTGCTGATGGTCAAGACCGGCGACGGCAAGGAAATCCTTGTTCCGTTCGTGGAGGAAATCGTGCCCGAGGTCAACATTGAGGACGGATTCATCCTCATCACGCCGCCGGCCGGCCTCTTTGAGGTCAACGACGAAACGACATCGGAGCCCCAGGATGGCGCAGGGGATGATGCCTGA
- a CDS encoding RNA-binding protein codes for MLAEALEHLVRGIVDSPEDVKVSAKNNRRGESLEVRVHQEDLGRVIGRQGRTARALRTVVAALAGGEQVRVDVVDTDRRR; via the coding sequence TTGCTGGCAGAAGCGCTCGAGCACCTGGTTCGCGGGATCGTTGACAGCCCTGAGGATGTCAAGGTCAGTGCCAAGAACAACCGCCGCGGGGAATCCCTCGAGGTGCGTGTTCACCAGGAGGACCTCGGACGGGTGATCGGCCGTCAGGGACGCACCGCACGTGCATTGCGCACTGTGGTTGCAGCCTTGGCAGGTGGCGAGCAGGTCAGGGTCGACGTCGTCGACACCGACCGCCGCCGGTAA
- the rpsP gene encoding 30S ribosomal protein S16, producing the protein MAVKIRLKRFGKMRAPYYRIVVMDARAKRDGRAIEEIGKYHPTEEPSYIEVASERAQYWLSVGAQPTEQVAAILKITGDWQKFKGLPGQEGTLKTKAPKEAFVAPEKGSVIIPEAITKKAKKDEAEAPAEAEAETTEAE; encoded by the coding sequence GTGGCCGTAAAGATTCGCCTTAAGCGCTTCGGTAAGATGCGCGCACCGTACTACCGCATTGTCGTCATGGATGCCCGCGCCAAGCGCGACGGCCGTGCCATCGAAGAAATCGGCAAGTACCACCCCACCGAAGAGCCGTCGTACATCGAGGTCGCTTCCGAGCGCGCCCAGTACTGGCTTTCCGTTGGCGCCCAGCCGACCGAGCAGGTTGCCGCGATCCTCAAGATCACCGGTGACTGGCAGAAGTTCAAGGGCCTGCCGGGCCAGGAAGGCACCCTGAAGACCAAAGCTCCGAAGGAAGCCTTCGTAGCCCCGGAGAAGGGTTCCGTCATCATCCCGGAAGCTATCACCAAGAAGGCCAAGAAGGACGAAGCCGAAGCTCCGGCCGAGGCTGAAGCAGAGACCACCGAGGCTGAGTAA
- a CDS encoding VOC family protein, whose product MTRPISQDLLPAELTMGTVMLKVGDMKVMSDYYQRALGLEVVAEQDGGLYLGRVGKPVVHLAPASGLQIPGRGEAGLFHTAILFQDQPSLAATIATAAEYEPRAFAGSADHLVSEAFYFTDPEGNGIELYYDKPRELWQWDGKNVVMDNVALPPQRFLQQHLSEAAVTGQREAAADIGHVHLQVGDVGTAQQFYVGTLGFERTAGWHGQALFVSAGGYHHHMAMNVWNSRGAGPRKDTLGLGEVLIEVPAAEDVAALGDRLKVAGVAHYHTGSELRFDDPWSNKLRVAVR is encoded by the coding sequence ATGACCAGACCAATCAGCCAGGATCTTCTGCCTGCCGAACTCACCATGGGCACCGTCATGCTCAAGGTGGGCGACATGAAGGTCATGAGCGACTACTACCAGCGCGCCCTGGGCCTGGAGGTGGTTGCCGAACAGGATGGCGGACTGTATCTGGGGCGTGTCGGAAAGCCTGTGGTCCATCTGGCTCCGGCCTCCGGCCTGCAGATTCCCGGGCGCGGCGAAGCCGGCCTGTTCCACACGGCCATCCTGTTCCAGGACCAGCCTTCGCTGGCGGCGACCATCGCCACCGCGGCCGAGTATGAGCCCCGCGCCTTTGCGGGCAGTGCCGACCACCTCGTCAGCGAGGCGTTCTACTTCACCGACCCCGAGGGCAATGGCATTGAGCTCTACTACGACAAGCCCCGCGAACTGTGGCAGTGGGATGGCAAGAATGTGGTCATGGACAATGTTGCCCTCCCGCCCCAGCGGTTCCTGCAGCAGCACCTGAGTGAAGCTGCCGTGACCGGACAGCGCGAGGCGGCTGCCGACATCGGGCATGTGCACCTGCAGGTAGGTGATGTTGGGACTGCGCAACAGTTCTACGTCGGGACCCTGGGCTTCGAGCGCACCGCTGGATGGCATGGCCAGGCGCTGTTCGTCTCAGCCGGCGGCTATCACCACCACATGGCCATGAACGTTTGGAACAGCCGTGGCGCCGGCCCCCGGAAAGATACGCTCGGCCTGGGCGAAGTCCTGATCGAGGTCCCCGCCGCGGAAGACGTGGCGGCCTTGGGGGATCGCCTCAAGGTAGCAGGCGTGGCGCATTATCACACCGGTTCCGAGCTTCGCTTTGACGACCCCTGGAGCAACAAGCTGCGCGTCGCCGTGCGCTGA